The following proteins are co-located in the Silene latifolia isolate original U9 population chromosome 1, ASM4854445v1, whole genome shotgun sequence genome:
- the LOC141655779 gene encoding uncharacterized protein LOC141655779 yields the protein MEVLGNGTVGRGMNDVWLVCGDFNNLMHLDEKIGEAEVVWHYILPMKQMVTNCGLTELNTIGAFFTWNNKHENASKVYSKIDRVLVNDDWLTAFPECFANFLPEGLFDHCPCLIQFKKEGVRKGVSFKYFNMWSLLEEFPVVVEQQWQKRVEGTPMYQVTQKLKMLKKDLKVLNRNNISDIENITQVTEIA from the coding sequence ATGGAGGTCCTTGGAAATGGTACGGTAGGCAGAGGAATGAATGATGTCTGGCTAGTGTGTGGGGACTTTAATAACCTCATGCACTTAGATGAAAAAATAGGAGAGGCTGAGGTGGTTTGGCATTACATCCTTCCTATGAAACAAATGGTAACTAATTGTGGGTTGACTGAATTGAATACTATTGGGGCATTCTTTACTTGGAATAATAAGCATGAGAATGCCTCAAAGGTTTACAGTAAAATTGATAGAGTGTTGGTAAATGATGACTGGTTGACTGCTTTTCCTGAGTGTTTTGCAAATTTTTTACCTGAAGGGCTATTTGACCATTGCCCTTGCTTAATCCAGTTTAAGAAAGAGGGGGTCAGGAAGGGAGTTtcatttaaatattttaatatgtggtctCTTCTGGAGGAGTTCCCTGTGGTTGTTGAGCAACAGTGGCAGAAAAGGGTGGAGGGTACACCTATGTACCAGGTAACTCAGAAATTGAAAATGCTGAAAAAAGACCTGAAAGTTTTAAACAGAAATAATATAAGTGATATAGAAAATATCACCCAGGTGACTGAGATTGCTTAG